In Uranotaenia lowii strain MFRU-FL chromosome 2, ASM2978415v1, whole genome shotgun sequence, one genomic interval encodes:
- the LOC129745197 gene encoding dehydrogenase/reductase SDR family member on chromosome X, translating to MALLLLAGFGAIFGVLIFFFMKSSKEMPKNWSQFVSELRVQQCGFVGISEDILLRRSNKVDLYKQSGKIALVTGGNRGIGLRIVKKLVECDIEVILGVRNPIESKKAVDKYLEHSNLGAATGAKLHYEQLDIGSMKSVRNFAEKIKARFSKIHILINNAGVMGVPYKLTEDGFESHMVINYYGHFLLTHLLLPELRAAGTAESRARIVNVSSCVNKIGDINYGDLNRSKNYYPADAYNQSKLAQVLFAKYTQLQFDEDGDFIQSHSCHPGVVNTDLFEHSSTTYVPWVRQLLFKNPEQGSRTVIYSAIAPALEGKGGTYLSNCRIMTCHRFWKNSVQCEKLFRVTCDTLGIKDFFHPAAK from the exons ATGGCGCTGTTACTGTTGGCGGGATTTGGAGCCATTTTTGGGGTTCTGATCTTTTTCTTTATGAAATCGTCCAAAGAAATGCCGAAAAACTGGTCCCAGTTTGTTTCCGAGCTTCGAGTACAACAATGTGGATTCGTTGGCATTTCGGAAGATATCTTACTGAGGAGATCCAACAAAGTCg ATCTGTACAAACAGTCGGGCAAGATAGCTCTCGTCACTGGAGGAAATCGCGGAATTGGCCTGCGCATCGTCAAAAAACTAGTCGAGTGCGATATCGAGGTGATACTGG gTGTCCGCAATCCGATCGAGTCGAAAAAAGCGGTGGACAAATACCTGGAGCACAGCAATCTGGGCGCAGCAACCGGAGCCAAACTTCACTACGAGCAGCTGGACATTGGCAGCATGAAGTCGGTCCGGAATTTTGCGGAGAAAATTAAAGCCCGCTTCAGCAAGATTCACATTCTGATCAACAATG CCGGTGTTATGGGCGTCCCCTACAAGCTGACCGAAGATGGATTCGAATCCCACATGGTCATCAACTATTACGGACACTTTTTGCTAACCCATTTGCTACTTCCGGAACTTCGAGCAGCCGGAACAGCCGAATCCCGGGCCCGCATCGTTAATGTTTCGTCTTGTGTGAACAAAATCGGCGACATCAACTACGGAGATTTGAACCGAAG TAAAAACTACTACCCAGCGGATGCGTACAACCAGAGCAAACTGGCCCAGGTCCTGTTCGCCAAGTACACCCAGCTTCAATTCGACGAGGATGGTGATTTCATCCAATCTCACTCATGCCATCCGGGGGTGGTCAATACGGATCTGTTCGAGCATTCCAGCACCACCTACGTGCCGTGGGTCAGACAGTTGCTTTTTAAG AATCCGGAACAAGGCTCCCGGACCGTAATATACTCGGCCATCGCACCGGCCCTGGAAGGCAAGGGAGGAACCTACCTGAGCAACTGCCGGATCATGACCTGCCATCGCTTCTGGAAGAATTCGGTCCAGTGCGAGAAACTGTTCCGGGTCACCTGCGATACGCTtggaatcaaagattttttccacCCGGCAGCCAAATAG